DNA from Chelonia mydas isolate rCheMyd1 chromosome 3, rCheMyd1.pri.v2, whole genome shotgun sequence:
AtgccgctctctggctgcccagctctgaaggcagccccatggccagcagcagcgcagaagtagggGATTGCCTCAGACTACAAGTAATGGAGTGGGGTGGGATGACAAATTCCGTGAATGGAAAGGGGGGCACGACTGGAAAGTTTGCACGCCGTTGTTCTACACCCCCAAGAGATGTTCCAGCTGTATTCTTCACCAAGATTTAGAGGGGCATTTTCAAAGCACATCAGCTTCTgaccccccactgcaacttccaAGTGCTGTCTACAAGCATCTGATGACTAAATCTTCATCTATTATTTACAGAAGCAACCACTCTGTCATATGCGCTGCAAGGACAGTCCCTGTTCGAGAGCCTTGCCATCTAAGTCTAGGCAGAGAGAGGTTAGGAGAATGGGAACAACAATAAGAAATTTCTATACAAGGCAGCTCGGTTCACTGTAAGCTGTAGCAGTGAGTCAATCAGAGGGGCTTACGTTCTGAAGAATGCGTTGCTAATATTTTTCAATTAGCAACCCTACTTGCATTTATCTATCCTTAGATGGACCTTTAGGTAGCAAATGCCATCCAAGAAAGTCTCGCTTTTTCCCTCCACATAGAATCAAATTCAAGGAGCTGGgttccttccccaaagagaaGCTTTTTAATTAGGAATGAAAGAGATAACATTGGATAATCATATTGTCTTGTATTCAACAGAACAAAAGCCAAGCTGCATTTTGACTGGGGATAGTGTGATCTGTATGCGGCTGTGGATATAATTGCAGATTCTGAATCTCTAATCTATTAATAAAGAGAGTTACCTAGTGGTTAGTGCAAGGGACTGGGAGTCCAGCCTCCTCCGTTCTATTTCTGAGTCTCTGGAACACTACCTGCGTGACTTTGGACACATTCCTTCTGTACACGttcccctttctgcagaactgtgaGGGGGATACCTGCATAACTCAAAGGCATACGTGAGGCTGAATGCATTAGTAGCTGCAACAGGCTTTTAGTCCCTCCGATGAAAGCATGAGAGACAGGCCCAGCGAGCATTGCTAATGCCATCAGCAATAATGTTCAAGTAACAGCTATAACTTGGTGTTATACAACAAAGCGAGAACTCCAGGCACAGAGAATGAGGGTGATTTCCTCTGCGCTGCACGTGCTTCTTAGGGCAAGAAACCGGAGTCTAGCTCCAGATTTACCCTCTAAATTTCACATCCCAAGATTTTCCGACTGGCTGGCACTTCCAGTGCACCCGAAACCCAAGTTGTGTTCTCTCTGCTTCCGACACCATTGCCATTGGTAAAGATACTGGAATCAGAATGGATGGCGCTAACCTTCTAATATGCTGCCTGCCCTGCAGGGTGAGATAACTGCTTTCCTTTAAGAATACACATTGCTTTTGTGCAGGACTTTTACAAGGCCAGGGCTGCAGTTAGCAATTACGCTGATTAGATTAGAATGGAGCCTGCTTCTCCGTTAGCTACAATGGTTCTGCAGAAATGACAGGAGGGGAACTGCATCTGTCACCGAACTAAGGCAATCTGACCCAGAGCACAGAGAACGAGCTAAACTCATTTCACCTACCTATAAAAGCTGctctctgcagaagagaagtttCTCCAGAGCCGGTGTGTGTGATTAACCTCCCTTAAGACGGATACTACCTAAAAATacaggcccagatcttcagcagGTGTCAACCGGCATCTCTCTATTGAAGTCCCCACCGGGGTATTTGTACAACACAACATGGCTTCAGTGAGGCAACGGTactttaccccagctgaggactCAGCCCGCTTTGCAACTGATCCAAGCCCCAGAGGCAGTGAAACCAGTAAACCCCAAAGGAATACCTTATTTCACCCCAATTATTTTTACATGATTTTTAAGAGATAAAGGGAACGGGGTGGGGGAAATGTATCAAAAGGAGCATTTAAAAATTCCATGGATGGAACCAGGGCTTTTTACATTATCTACCTACCCGCCCAATCAAAACTTTCTATTACAAACAGACGTTGCCTGTAGTGAGTCTGACCAACGACTCGTGACCTGTTAACCTCCAAAGTTTCAGGAATATTATTCAGAATAGCATCCCTCACAGCAGTGCAGTGGGATGGGATCCCTGCCTGCTGAGCTGGAACTCAGCTACCGTGAGCCCCTGCCGTACCTGAGAGTTGTGCTGGGGCTCACTGCCCATCCATCCTGGTATTTATGCCATGCCTGTCATTGTGGCATCTGGGCACATCCCATGGCTGTGCAGGGCTAGGACTCAGCTCCAGCATCCTTCTGCGGCCCTAAGCTCTATAGCAGGGCTGGAAACCCAACTCCCATCCTTCCAAAGTCGGCCGATAGTCAGATCGGCAATTGGACTGATTAGCGCAGAggtctccaaactgtggggcgcacACCCCCCCTTGGGGGGCCCGGAAGACcgtttgggagggggtgcagctggggcctgggccagcccccacaggaggcagggaagaagcaccacccagccctgctcccagccccaccctcagctgcagccccactcccGGCTCCAGGAAGGGGGCGTGAGGTAAAAAGTTCGGGGACCACTGCATTAGAGAGAAATTATGTGGAATTTAACTCCAGCTCTGGGTTTGAatgccagcccctcccctggacATTGAGGGTCATATCTGTGATTTTGGCTAGGctaaacagagagagacaggagcAAAACTTGGAAATTCAGACCCAGGCCCAGGTCCAAATTCTGAAAGCCTCCATCCCCTCACCGTCCGGCGGCTTTCATCTGGGAGTTGGGTCCAGGTCTAACAGATACAAATGTCTTCTCAGGAGACGCCCCCGCTCCTGGTGCAGGAGCTACATTTGACTAGACCTGTTTGGCAAGCTCATTGTGCATAACCCTCTCTTTCTGTCCGTCTTGTGCAACCGCGCTGGACTCACCTGGCTGCCGAGGTGCCGGCTAACAGCTGCCGGCGTGGCTGACAAACATGGCGGCAATTACACTTGgcatcacccccaccccttctgtcTCCTCAGGAGTCCGAGCTCCATCCCGAAGATGCTGAAACCCGTACGGAGTGGCCTGCTGGCGATTCTGGGCGTGCTGCTCTTTCACGCGGCCGGCGGCGTGAACAGCCCGTGCTCGCAGAGCAGCAGGTGCAGGGAGCTCAGCACGGAAGTCGGCCTTTTGGTGAGTGGCTCCGGCCCCGGGCGCTCAGGGGGAACGTCGGGGCTCTaaaatgggactcaggctctgTCCTGCACTAAACTGGGTGGATGGAGGCACAATAGACATTTCCCATTCCTAACATCTGAGCCAGGCTcagaattaaatacattaaaaaaaccccaaacaactcCTTGACATCTCTTTCTGGAAGCAAATCGGAAATCAGCTCTGGGAAAGCCCCGGTAAGacagctcccccactcccaagCACTGTTCCCAACAGTGCAGGAAGGAGCATCTTCAGCGAAGGTGCAGGACTGGGGGTTGGGAGATTCCCAGATCAGTCACAGACCTTGGGCAGTTCACTTCAATCGCCAGGGGTTTCAGTTGCCCAGTGGTAAAATGCGGGTGATTCTGTTCCCTTACCCTGCAGAGGTGCTGTGGATGCAGAGTCATGGAAGCTTGTAAAGGTCTTGGTGGCTGCAGCGATGCAGGCCGTGGGAGGACACGGGTCCAGTCTCAGTCCCTGGGGTCGCTCAGAGGCAGCCATGGCCCTCGGTATGCCATAGAACTGCTGCACGGCTGCTCAGAGCAATATGTCCAGCTACCCTTTAAGCCAGGTCGCCAGCTGGTATAAGTGGGCATAGCTCCAGGGAAGGCAATCGAGCAATGCAGATTCCCAACAGCTGAGAGGAGCAGGCCCCGTCAGAGCAATCGCAATGACACGAGGTCTCCTGCTGCAGTTAGGGGGTTTGCAAAGATTGCAGGGGAGTTTTccaccccctgcctgctcccctgcgCTCTGCATTGCGCTTATAGGGCGACAAGACAGCCTTCGCCGTCTGCCTACCACCAGGTTAGGCGCTCTCCCTCACTAGCCAGCTTTTAGGTTTTTAAGCTGCAGACGGCCCATTGGTAACGGAGTGCGCACATCGCAGCTAGAGATGGAAGAGACAGACTCCATCCGCTGGAAGGGCAGGATttcatttctcccctctccctcgccCCCCCATGGAGGAAGGGATAGTTACCTGGCACCGGATTTGCCAGGGGATGTCTACTGAGCAGGCGAAGGGGACACTTCTTCCGGTTCAGCCATTTGAAGGTTTGCCCCCTTTGCCAAAAGCTGGTAAGAAAGGAGCTGGACCCCCATCTAACGGCAGCGTGGGCGAGGAAGCCAGGAGGGGGTTTAATCCCAGCTCTGGTGCTGACTCCCTCTTTGGCCTTGGGTTGGCTAGTCATTTACACCAACACTGTCACACCAGGGTGCCAAAAGCTGGGGGCCTACGCCTGCTTTAGCTCGGCACCCGAGCGCACACGGCCTGACCCGTCACAGCTCCCACGGAACTCACTAGGTGCAGGACACGGCTGGCTGAAGTCAATGACCTGAGCGAGGTCGTCGGGATTCGACCTCTCGTTAACCGATATCATTTCTGCAACAgttgctggctgtggggctgtccCCTGAGAGTCCTTTCAGGCCTTAATCACGGACCACAAGCACTCCAGGtctccttcaccaccaccacattcGATTGTATTCTTCCAGCAGGCCGCAGCCTATAGCCTTATTTACGTATATCTACAGTCCCCAGCCAGCTTCCCACGTGCTTCCAGTCCTAGCAGCCGTCCGTCCTGCCTGCCTCTGTCTTCCTTCAGGCCCCCGCCTCTCCAGCACTTCCTACTTGTCCAGCTGCATAGTCCcacctgctggggctgctgcccctTCAATTAGCCcttcagctgcagctctgctcagtTAACGGACACCTTCTGCTAACGGCCTGCCTTCCAGTTAGCTCCAGTTAATACATTCTGGTGGGTATTAGAGCGACAGAGCCTGCAGTTAGCTACTGATTCAACACACCTCCCTCTCTTTTCCCCGATGCTCCATGGTCTCTTGGGCCGAGCTCTTTGCAGCCCCTCAAAGGGTGTTCTCTGCTTTCCACCCCCAGAAAGAACAATCTGTGGGCGGAGGCCGTCTCCGCCCCTCCGTCCTCATACCAAGGGCATTCGGCAGGACTGTCTCTTGGCTCACCTTCCTCTGTACTCTGTCGCGGCTCCACTGATTCGGTGCTTCTTTCACCCGCCATGACATTTTGTTCTGGACCCCGTTTGGCTAAAGGCTCTTTCTCCTGctggtctgctcctggggctgTCTGGGGGACCCCTTCTTCAGCAGGGAAACCCACACGGCTCGGTCACCAGCCCCTGTTCACCtccatttcctcttccttctctaccagctctctctctgctccaggctCTTTTTCCTCTTGCCGACCTTCTCGGCTTGTATCTTCCTAGCTaggttcttctctttctttttgatCTCCCCCTTCTTCAGTCTTGTGTTTCACACCCCATAACCAACTCTGTGCTCTCCGGGAGTTTCCTCCTTCCATCAAGGCAAAGGGTTTCTAGTCCCAAAACAACTGGATGGGGCAAAGCCTTCACCATCCCCACCTGTTTCTATTTAAACCTTCCCTTGACCTCAAAGAGCATTTTCGCTAAGGGGCAGCGTTTCCTTTCCCCACGTACGCATTCCAGTTTCAATCCCCTCCCAGGCAGCATCCAATGGGGTTTCACCCGATCTACCCAGACAAGCAAACACTCTGGCTGCCGAGTCCATTAACCCCTTCACCCACTTCCTGACGACTTTGACCCTATGGGTAGACACTCGTTTTCTCCTGGGCACCCCAGTCCACCCGCAGAATTCTGCCAACCCGCAGTCCATACACTGACAGTCTCTTTATATGTCCTGAGTGCCCGCACCAGTAACAAACTATCTCCCCCGCTAGCAGAGGAGGACCCCTTAGATTCTTCCTGCCTTTTTTCTGTCCCTTTTCCTGCCTGGGCATTGACactttccttccccatctcctgtCCCCTCAGGGGACAGACTGTTCTCCTGGTAAGTTAGCCTCTAAGAACTCTTCTGCGAGCATCACAGCACTGTCCAAAGTCGAGGGTCAGTGCCAGCACACGCAGACACCTGCCACCTTGGAGAGACTGCAAACGCTGCTCTAAAACCACCGTACCCATCCTTTCCTCCAGCCCCCGGCTTTCCAGCCTCGGCCAGGTAGCCTAGTCAGCCTGTCTGTGTGTGGAAGCTCTGGGCCTTATTCCCTCTGTCCAATCCGCAGCCCTAAATCTCTGTCGGTATCCCTCCCACGACAGACCCAGCCGATCTGTGGTGCTGCCTTGACTGTATCATAGTCCCTGGCGTGTTCTTCGCGTCGGGGCTTGTGGGTTGCTTGCGCTTTGCCCACGATGCCTTATCCCAGCCATAACCTCCGGCTCCACAGTTCAGCGAGAGGCCCCTGGGCCCTCTGCCAGAGCCACGTTACACAGTCGGATTCCCTGGGCTCTGTTGCCTGGATTGTCCTGGTCACAGGACTCACCAGGCTCTGCACCATCTGGTGCTGTGGTGCCGTCCGCGCCGTAAGCAATTCCTGGGTTATGAACTCCTGAAGACAACAGTTTATAGTTAAAATCTGCATCAATCTTTACATAACAGAATCACACGGCCAACCCCAGCCCTCCCACATACGCCTGCCATCTCCTGCTGCCAGCAGCGGGAATTGTGCACGTGACTCCGGACAGACGCTGGGTCACGGCTGATTGGCGGCCCTGGAAGAACCTGCTGTTGCACGAAGCAGGGAGGAtgctgcagcagcctatttaAGACCACAGgttcctcagccccagcccctcctcagcTAACCCTTTGCAAGGGTTCCCCCGCAGGGCCGGCCCAccacattttggcacctgaggcggggagctcaaatgacggcCCCATGCCCCCTCGCGCGGGCcgaaactttgaaactctgggtcctagcgGCGCCCCCTACAGTCTAGCGCCAGAGGCGGCCGCCtgagttcgcctcatggtaaggccagccctatTCCCCTGCTACAGGAAGTGGCACAATGGTTATAAGATGCTCTGGCCTCTGGGGAGGTCTTGGTTGCAAGTAACGGAGCAAACAAGCGGAGTCAGGGAAAAAGGAGCGGGCTTGGGAGTTTCTTTCCCTGGGCAAATGCGAGCAACCTGCCCAGCTCGCTCCCCTTCAGGGGTCTGCTTTATACCACTCGATACACGGCCGGGCAGTTAGCACTTCGGACTCGGAGTTAAGAGACGTGGCTTCTATGCCCAGCTCTGCTAAggactccctgtgtgatcttgggcaagtcaccgcCCCTCTCTGGGCCCCCGTTTCCCCTGCTGTAAAACGAAAATAATTGCACATACCTGCTTCACAAGGGGAGACTgaatggccagatcctcagctggtgtaaatcagcatagttccattggcttcagcggAGCAATAGCAATTCACACCAGCGGAGGACCCGGGTCACTGTTTGTAGAGTGCTTTAGACCCTGAGATGGGCTTGCAGAGTATTAGTGCTATTAATaaacagctgtgctgctggaaggCTCTGAAGACACTTCTAGGTACAGTTACTCACAGAGAGAAATAGAAAGGCCCATAGGTCAGCTCCATGCCTGGACATTACATGACATGAGCCCCACATAGCAAACGTGTGTCTAGTTGAAGCATTTCCTTTCTCCTCACCCAGGCGTGCATCAAAGCCTGCAAACCGGACCTGTCTGCTGAGTCACCTGTGTACCCAGGTAACGGCCACCTGCAGCCTCTGTCTGAGAACATCCGGAAGTACGTCATGAGCCACTTCCGCTGGAACAAGTTCGGcaggaagaacagcagcagcGTCACTGGCCACAAGCGAGAAGAGATCCCCAGCAATCTCCTCTTTGGCTTCTTCCCTGATGCTTCCCCAGCTCAAAGAGAagacaaagaagaagaaagagctgCCCTCGAAAGGCAAGACAGCAAACGATCCTACTCAATGGAGCATTTCCGATGGGGAAAGCCAGTAGGCAGGAAGAGGAGACCCATCAAGGTCTATCCCAATGGGGTGGAAGAGGAGTCTGCTGAGAGCTACCCACTGGAGTTCAGAAGAGACCTTTCTATGGAACTGGACTACCCCGAGTTCGAGTCCCTGGAAAGCCCAGCGAGTGAGGAAGAGATGGTctcagaggaggaagagaagaaagatggAGAGTCCTACAAGATGCACCATTTCCGATGGAACACCCCGCCCAAAGACAAGCGATACGGGGGCTTCATGACATCGGAGAACAGCCAGACCCCTTTAATGACTCTTTTTAAGAATGCCATAATCAAAAATGCCTACAAGAAAGGCCAGTAAGgtgagggagggagtggagggtggggatGTAACTTGCAAATAGATCCCCAAGGAGACCCAAGTTAGCTTCAAGATCCCACTGGCATGTGTTTCACTTAGATACAGTTACAATGATCACTTATTATGTtgttactaattattattattattattattaagcagtTTGCTATTAGGAAATGATTTCATGTTCTTATTCTGACTTTGAATGTGCACAGATTAAAAATCAATCCATTGAAATAAAAACATCCGTACTGTACATATGAGGAAAGAGAT
Protein-coding regions in this window:
- the POMC gene encoding pro-opiomelanocortin, giving the protein MLKPVRSGLLAILGVLLFHAAGGVNSPCSQSSRCRELSTEVGLLACIKACKPDLSAESPVYPGNGHLQPLSENIRKYVMSHFRWNKFGRKNSSSVTGHKREEIPSNLLFGFFPDASPAQREDKEEERAALERQDSKRSYSMEHFRWGKPVGRKRRPIKVYPNGVEEESAESYPLEFRRDLSMELDYPEFESLESPASEEEMVSEEEEKKDGESYKMHHFRWNTPPKDKRYGGFMTSENSQTPLMTLFKNAIIKNAYKKGQ